The following is a genomic window from Pseudothermotoga thermarum DSM 5069.
CTCGGTGGCGAAATTTTCACACGTGATACTCACGAAAATGGATGAGACCAAATCTTACGGTCATCTTTTGAACGTGCCATACACAACTGGTGTGCCATTGGCCTACGTCACCAACGGCCAAAGGGTCCCTGAGGATATAATTGAAGCAAACAGAATAGAACTTTCACATCTTTTGGCAAAAGAGGTGCTGCGCTCTGTCAGATCAAGCTGAGGGTTTGCGGGCCGACGGCACAAAGATAATAAGTGTAACGAGTGGAAAAGGCGGGGTTGGAAAAACGGTTATAGCCGTAAATCTTGCCATTGTTTTGGCTCAAAGGGGTCATAGTGTTTTGCTCTTCGATGCGGATGTTGGATTTGCCAACGCGGAAATATTGATGGGAATAGTACCAAAATACACGATAAAGGATTTTCTTAGAGGTAAAATCTCATTGGAAGAGACTATTTTTAGAACACCATTTCAGGTTGATTTGATAAGTTCCGGCATGGATGTGGAAGACATAATCACCTTCAACCTTCAAACAAAAAGCGATTTGTACAATGAATTTCAACGCATCGTAAGCAGGTACGAATACATAGTTTTTGATTTTCCACCTGGTTTCAACGAGAAATTGGAGGAATTTTATGTTCAATCCGATCATCTTGTTTTAGTGACAACAACGGAACCCACATCGCTTGTGAATGCTTACACCTTTTTGAAGATCATGACCATCAAAGGTTTGGATCCTGAAAGTTTTCACCTTGTGGTTAATATGGTTAAAGATATGCGCGACGGAAGAAGGATAGCGG
Proteins encoded in this region:
- a CDS encoding MinD/ParA family protein; its protein translation is MRADGTKIISVTSGKGGVGKTVIAVNLAIVLAQRGHSVLLFDADVGFANAEILMGIVPKYTIKDFLRGKISLEETIFRTPFQVDLISSGMDVEDIITFNLQTKSDLYNEFQRIVSRYEYIVFDFPPGFNEKLEEFYVQSDHLVLVTTTEPTSLVNAYTFLKIMTIKGLDPESFHLVVNMVKDMRDGRRIADKFIAVVEKFTGVLITSAHVVKNDSTVKESVTHQVPFVVSKANSQPVFAIHGIADTITKKAVQRKLSFFDRLRMIFGG